Proteins from a genomic interval of Oreochromis aureus strain Israel breed Guangdong linkage group 6, ZZ_aureus, whole genome shotgun sequence:
- the LOC116311060 gene encoding TBC1 domain family member 24-like, with the protein MTYRRIGIEMIHVSRTPEFFNCGNMNFIPDTFSDHNLESMARSRTRQRSHSYYNAELKKPHGVDTQKEETCLRPRSRSFYSYETSEDDIRHFTTSPTSKKMQSSPLKYQATKKEERDRDVSVVEFTSKKSKHKPNKQSPSRETCGSKCHLKQVSMMTISEADNWEICSSSGMKYGQFVDWEKIDPEAAKKYQQILRSEHQQLKTMAREGFWAMPHTLRAKAYYHIIHSINSIRAVTPDRDVYYELAKKLFGEQKLSSHPVPKYMEDGEIPRYCLNKAGLNSAKKVLLCLGKYFIDMNFCPILPALVSLILHFSEDEAECFYSVSQLICYNDPNKRYIDQTFLTYRASCMTFGDLANKCCRGIRKLIASSHQNLFEFYSDWIMWIFADLPFTYAIRVLDVYLLEGYKVLYRVALALLGLYKVSVSSRVADVEDFRTDMKRFVQNVARHCPAEKLLERAFKISVPTRRDLNLLFTANKESLILKGVSIDQKRLPVETVDFNNFRSSVVTGTEMRVIWAWIPERFALFSPFRLFSTAEHERTLASFYSHVEGHEPAVMIIKTVDEEVFGAFLSTDVAERRKHDSEELAYFGTGECLVFTLRPNMELYQRSMVNIMSRRASPEQLRGSISASPQASTNGNIPSSTTLTCPAGTLQNPSYLMVTAPPVEESMSAKEPKRPKEQEASKFIAGDDNQLIIGGDGGHALCLQRDLHGGYTEPCETFKSIALCKRDFKIQSLEVWGIQNSISFSHCFPSK; encoded by the exons ATGACCTACA GAAGAATAGGAATTGAGATGATTCATGTTTCACGGACACCAGAATTCTTCAATTGTGGAAACATGAATTTCATCCCGGACACATTCTCTGACCACAATCTGGAATCTATGGCTAGAAGCAGAACCAGACAAAGGTCTCACTCCTATTACAATGCAGAGTTAAAAAAGCCTCATGGTGTGGacacacagaaagaagaaacctgTTTAAGACCTCGATCTAG GTCTTTTTACAGTTATGAGACATCAGAAGATGACATAAGACACTTTACAACCTCCCCTACGTCAAAGAAGATGCAAAGCTCACCGCTAAAGTATCAAGCAACCAAAAAGGAGGAAAGAGACCGGGATGTGTCGGTTGTTGAGTTCACCTCTAAGAAGTCAAAGCATAAACCAAACAAGCAATCACCATCTAGAGAAACCTGTG GCAGTAAATGCCATCTCAAGCAAGTTTCCATGATGACCATCTCTGAAGCAGACAACTGGGAGATTTGTTCCAGCTCTGGGATGAAGTATGGGCAGTTTGTGGACTGGGAGAAAATTGATCCTGAAGCTGCAAAAAAATATCAACAAATCCTACGGAGTGAGCACCAGCAGCTTAAAACTATGGCTCGGGAAGGATTTTGGGCCATGCCACACACACTAAGGGCCAAAGCTTATTATCACATCATCCACAGCATCAATTCTAT AAGGGCTGTAACTCCAGACAGAGATGTCTACTATGAACTGGCCAAGAAGCTATTTGGAGAACAAAAACTTAGCAGCCACCCAGTCCCGAAGTATATGGAAgatggagaaataccaag ATACTGCCTCAACAAAGCAGGCCTGAATTCTGCAAAAAAGGTTCTTCTTTGCCTCGGAAAATACTTCATAGACATGAACTTCTGCCCCATTCTACCCGCCCTGGTGTCCCTCATCCTCCACTTCAGCGAGGATGAAGCTGAATGTTTCTACAGTGTGTCCCAACTTATCTGCTACAATGACCCCAACAAGCGCTACATTGACCAGACCTTCCTCACCTACCGTGCTTCCTGTATGACCTTTGGAGACCTTGCCAACAAATGCTGCAGAGGCATCCGCAAGCTGATCGCCAGCTCCCACCAGAACCTGTTTGAGTTTTACTCTGACTGGATCATGTGGATATTTGCTGACCTTCCGTTCACATATGCCATTAGAGTTCTAGACGTCTACCTACTGGAGGGCTACAAGGTCCTCTACAG GGTTGCTCTGGCTTTGCTTGGCCTCTATAAAGTATCGGTGTCATCTCGAGTGGCAGATGTGGAAGACTTCAGAACAGACATGAAAAGATTTGTGCAAAACGTAGCTCGCCACTGCCCGGCTGAGAAGCTCCTAGAAAGAGCCTTCAAGATTTCAGTACCCACAAGGAGAGACCTTAACCTACTGTTCACTGCCAATAAAGAGTCACTCATACTAAAAGGTGTCAGCATAGACCAGAAAAG GCTACCAGTAGAGACCGTGGATTTCAACAACTTTCGTTCCAGTGTTGTAACAGGGACTGAGATGAGAGTCATCTGGGCCTGGATACCTGAGCGCTTTGCCCTCTTCAGTCCCTTTAGGTTGTTCAGCACAGCTGAGCATGAAAGGACTCTTGCTTC ATTCTATTCACATGTAGAGGGACACGAACCAGCTGTCATGATTATTAAAACTGTGGATGAAGAG GTATTTGGTGCCTTCTTGTCAACAGATGtagcagaaagaagaaaacatgattCAGAGGAACTTGCATACTTTGGAACTGGGGAGTGTTTAGTTTTCACG CTCCGTCCCAACATGGAGCTCTACCAGAGATCTATGGTCAATATAATGAGCCGAAGAGCTTCTCCTGAGCAACTTCGAGGCAGCATTAGTGCTTCCCCTCAGGCGTCAACTAATGGCAACATCCCCTCCAGCACAACTCTGACCTGTCCTGCTGGGACACTGCAAAATCCCAGCTATCTGATGGTCACTGCACCACCAGTGGAGGAATCCATGTCTGCTAAAGAGCCCAAGAGGCCTAAGGAGCAAGAGGCATCCAAGTTCATAGCAGGCGATGACAATCAGCTTATTATTG GTGGTGATGGAGGCCATGCTCTCTGCCTGCAAAGAGACCTACATGGGGGTTACACAGAGCCGTGTGAAACTTTTAAGAGCATCGCACTCTGCAAGAGAGACTTCAAGATCCAGTCCCTGGAAGTGTGGGGCATCCAGAACTCCATTTCCTTTTCTCATTGTTTTCCTTCTAAGTGA
- the LOC116311070 gene encoding zinc finger protein 2-like, whose protein sequence is MGPDTTPVPKTESAEESPEIVVVKIISESDSSDASVTEPENKQPQSNTSDKCYPCTVCGKVFDRPSKLEWHKPVHTRKPKTLHECEDCNISFTKQETLIRHQNCHSRTNKHPCPDCGKVFNRPSRLERHKRTHTKQPKVPHQCSYCMKTFRKLNKLIRHKRMHTGEKPFTCSVCGKGFSESGHCKAHEKTHEEQPEKPHSCADCGMCFFKASSLRRHFSSHTGEKPFKCTLCESCFSRSEGLKRHMRSHTGERPYKCIICGKQFYSRQDLNIHGLTHTGEKPHLCPVCGKGFSQLGNMKEHEQNVHIKSENYICSDCGATFTRNTSLTKHRRTHTGERPYLCLTCGCRFSWSHSLSRHRRSHAHRQMAGDTSKEILSFEGPSENPDSVT, encoded by the exons ATGGGCCCAGACACCACACCTGTCCCTAAAACAGAATCTGCAGAGGAAA GTCCAGAAATAGTGGTGGTGAAAATAATCTCAGAATCAGATTCCAGTGATGCTTCAGTGACCGAGCCAGAGAACAAACAGCCACAGAGCAACACATCAGACAAGTGTTACCCTTGCACTGTCTGTGGCAAGGTATTTGACAGACCGTCAAAGCTAGAGTGGCATAAACCTGTACACACGAGGAAGCCCAAGACTCTTCATGAGTGTGAGGATTGTAATATAAGCTTTACAAAACAAGAGACGCTGATCCGACACCAGAATTGCCACAGTAGGACTAACAAGCATCCCTGTCCTGACTGTGGAAAAGTGTTCAATAGACCCTCAAGGTTAGAGAGGcataaacgcacacacacaaaacaacccaAGGTACCTCATCAGTGTTCATACTGCATGAAGACGTTCAGAAAACTTAACAAACTCATTCGTCACAAGCGTATGCACACTGGAGAGAAGCCTTTCACCTGTTCGGTCTGCGGTAAGGGATTCTCCGAGTCAGGTCACTGCAAAGCACACGAAAAGACACACGAGGAGCAGCCAGAAAAACCTCACAGTTGTGCGGATTGCGGGATGTGTTTCTTCAAGGCCTCGTCACTTCGTAGGCACTTCAGCtcccacacaggagagaagccTTTCAAATGCACCttgtgtgagagctgcttctCTCGCTCTGAGGGACTGAAAAGGCACATGAGGAGCCACACAGGGGAAAGACCATACAAATGCATTATCTGTGGCAAGCAGTTTTATTCTCGCCAGGATTTGAATATTCACGGATTGACCCACACAGGGGAGAAGCCACATCTTTGCCCTGTGTGTGGTAAAGGCTTTTCACAGCTGGGCAACATGAAAGAGCATGAACAAAATGTTCATATTAAGTCAGAAAATTATATTTGTAGTGATTGTGGAGCAACTTTCACACGAAACACGTCACTGACAAAGCATCGGCGGACACATACTGGAGAAAGACCCTATCTGTGCCTCACCTGCGGCTGCAGGTTTTCATGGAGCCATTCCCTTAGCAGACACCGGAggtcacatgcacacagacagatgGCTGGGGACACATCCAAAGAAATACTAAGTTTTGAAGGACCTTCAGAGAATCCCGACAGTGTAACGTAA